From Brienomyrus brachyistius isolate T26 chromosome 18, BBRACH_0.4, whole genome shotgun sequence, one genomic window encodes:
- the LOC125713499 gene encoding chloride intracellular channel protein 2-like: MDPGHEPNIELFVKAGHDGQKVGNCPFCQRLFMVLWLKGVKFTVTTVDMKKKPTELKDLAPGTNPPFLLYNGELKTDFIKIEDFLETMLAPPRYPHLSPQNKESFDVGADIFAKFSAYIKNSPSNQYQETALLREFKRLDDYLNTPLPEEIHQNATKNIVVSDRKFLDGNRLTLADCNLLPKLHVIKIASKKFCGFEIPTQFTGVWRYLKNAYERDEFTQTCPADVEIEMTYLNVAGKQK; the protein is encoded by the exons ATGGACCCGGGACATGAACCGAATATTGAGCTCTTCGTAAAG GCTGGGCATGACGGCCAGAAGGTGGGGAACTGCCCATTTTGCCAAAGGCTTTTCATGGTGCTTTGGCTGAAAGGAGTCAAGTTCACGGTGACCACCGTCGACATGAAAAA GAAGCCCACAGAACTGAAAGACTTGGCCCCCGGGACGAACCCACCCTTTCTGCTGTACAACGGGGAGCTGAAGACAGACTTCATCAAAATCGAGGACTTCCTGGAGACAATGCTAGCCCCCCCGAG GTACCCGCACCTCAGCCCCCAGAACAAGGAATCCTTCGATGTAGGCGCAGACATCTTTGCCAAGTTTTCTGCTTATATCAAGAACAGTCCCAGCAACCAAT ATCAAGAGACAGCCCTTTTACGGGAGTTCAAGAGACTGGACGACTATCTGAACACGCCCCTCCCAGAAGAGATTCACCAAAATGCCACCAAGAACATCGTAGTCTCCGACAGGAAGTTCCTGGATGGCAACCGCCTAACCCTGGCTGACTGCAACCTACTGCCCAAACTCCATGTCATTAAG ATTGCTTCCAAGAAATTCTGTGGCTTTGAAATCCCCACACAGTTCACAGGCGTGTGGCGATACCTGAAGAATGCTTACGAGAGGGACGAGTTCACACAAACCTGCCCTGCTGACGTCGAGATTGAGATGACCTATCTGAATGTGGCTGGCAAGCAGAAATGA